One genomic segment of [Phormidium] sp. ETS-05 includes these proteins:
- a CDS encoding PadR family transcriptional regulator — translation MLELSALGLLQRSPLHGYRLKQQLELFMSNCISVNYGAIYPLLKRLQAQDLIATLAEESGDSGPSRKIYTVTAKGRERWRQKMLDHPHESWVNSRSRFAIKFFFFSDIEPELRVKLLEKRLTVCRGRQESVAAQLLPEDPYQKEAWLRHLAILTDEIEWLEAQLRNLSFVPCPLSSVQMTKD, via the coding sequence ATGCTGGAACTATCAGCTTTGGGTCTGCTCCAGCGATCGCCCTTGCATGGCTACCGCCTGAAGCAGCAGCTAGAGCTATTTATGAGTAACTGCATCAGCGTCAACTATGGGGCGATTTACCCCCTGCTGAAGCGCCTACAGGCGCAGGACCTGATTGCCACCTTGGCAGAGGAGTCTGGAGATAGCGGACCGAGCCGCAAAATTTACACTGTCACCGCCAAAGGTAGGGAGCGGTGGCGCCAAAAAATGCTCGACCATCCCCATGAAAGCTGGGTTAACAGTCGCTCTCGATTTGCCATCAAGTTTTTTTTCTTTAGCGACATCGAGCCGGAACTGAGGGTAAAGCTCTTAGAAAAGCGGTTGACAGTCTGTCGGGGACGCCAAGAAAGTGTAGCGGCGCAGCTACTACCAGAAGACCCGTATCAAAAAGAGGCATGGTTGCGGCATTTAGCAATCCTGACGGATGAAATTGAGTGGTTAGAGGCGCAATTGCGGAATTTGTCATTTGTCCCTTGTCCCTTGTCATCAGTACAAATGACAAAGGACTAA
- a CDS encoding efflux RND transporter periplasmic adaptor subunit — protein MDKPKSSYFLEEEKLDLSSPDETVEPIAESPPEAPEVEQPKGWKPAKKPGFSLKFPFNNQGFGAETRFLPVGGLVLALILAGAGVWGWQLWLKPTEGAGAKGAGGGQVRALPVQLTTVQVSALAESSEFVGYLEAPKSTEIRPEMEGRLAAIYVQPGDRVRQGQIIARVDPEDLRAQLSGAQAALAASVARLSQLETGTRSEEIERARSRLEQSQARLDQLLAGSQAEEIKIARSRLERARVSLDVLRSGSRQQQLAQAEARVTQAQARLDLVEERLRRNRMLAEEGAISRDRLDEVETEARTARASLEEAKESLAQWEKAREEIRMAEAEVEEARLGLTLVERGPRPEEIARAEAEVAERQQELQQLENGTRPEEIDRARAEVAEARARVQATEVQLNQMEVLAPFSGTIGDVPAKLGDFVTKGQTITTLTENNYLEMRLWIPTERVPQLRLGLPVEIRDSGDKALSEGKITFISPSASTESQNVLAKATFENQRSELINGMFVRAKVIWRQRSSIIVPATAVVYEGEQRFVYVAEPATGEKATETPGLQAKKQPVKLGVVEGDRVEIIDGLAIGDKIVISGLQRIRPNAPLAPIEKEPPNSKETAPPSQTDKT, from the coding sequence ATGGATAAACCTAAATCCTCTTATTTCCTGGAGGAGGAGAAACTAGATTTATCTTCTCCAGATGAAACAGTAGAGCCGATCGCCGAATCCCCCCCAGAGGCGCCGGAGGTGGAACAACCAAAGGGATGGAAGCCCGCAAAGAAACCGGGTTTCTCCCTCAAATTTCCGTTTAATAACCAAGGATTTGGTGCAGAAACCCGGTTTCTGCCTGTGGGGGGGCTGGTGTTAGCTCTGATTCTTGCGGGCGCTGGGGTTTGGGGTTGGCAGTTGTGGTTGAAGCCGACAGAAGGAGCGGGGGCAAAAGGTGCCGGTGGGGGACAGGTGCGGGCTTTGCCTGTGCAGTTGACAACGGTGCAGGTGTCGGCGTTGGCAGAATCTTCTGAGTTTGTGGGCTATTTGGAGGCACCGAAGTCAACAGAAATCCGGCCTGAAATGGAGGGAAGGTTGGCGGCAATTTATGTGCAACCGGGCGATCGCGTCCGCCAAGGACAAATTATTGCTCGCGTTGACCCGGAAGATCTGCGGGCGCAACTGAGTGGGGCGCAAGCCGCATTGGCTGCCTCGGTGGCGCGATTGAGCCAACTGGAAACGGGGACCCGTAGTGAAGAAATTGAGCGGGCTCGTTCTCGTCTAGAACAATCTCAAGCTCGCCTTGATCAATTGCTCGCAGGCAGCCAAGCGGAAGAAATCAAGATTGCCCGCAGCCGCTTAGAACGCGCCCGAGTCAGTCTGGATGTGTTGCGATCGGGCAGTCGCCAGCAGCAGCTCGCCCAAGCCGAAGCCCGCGTTACTCAAGCCCAAGCCCGCCTAGACTTGGTAGAAGAGCGGCTGCGACGCAATCGGATGTTAGCAGAGGAGGGGGCGATTTCTCGCGATCGACTCGACGAAGTGGAAACCGAAGCTCGCACCGCTCGCGCTAGTTTGGAAGAGGCTAAGGAGAGCTTGGCCCAGTGGGAAAAAGCTCGGGAAGAAATCCGCATGGCGGAAGCGGAGGTGGAAGAGGCACGCCTGGGGCTGACTCTGGTAGAGCGCGGTCCGCGTCCCGAAGAAATCGCCCGCGCTGAAGCGGAAGTGGCAGAACGCCAGCAAGAACTGCAGCAACTGGAAAATGGCACTCGCCCCGAGGAAATCGATCGGGCTCGTGCGGAAGTGGCGGAAGCAAGAGCCCGAGTCCAAGCCACAGAAGTGCAACTTAACCAGATGGAAGTCCTCGCCCCTTTCTCAGGCACGATCGGCGATGTGCCCGCCAAATTGGGGGATTTTGTCACCAAAGGACAAACCATTACTACTCTCACCGAAAACAATTATTTGGAAATGCGCCTCTGGATTCCTACGGAGCGCGTGCCTCAATTGCGATTAGGATTGCCGGTGGAAATTCGAGATAGTGGCGACAAGGCTTTAAGTGAGGGAAAAATCACATTTATCTCTCCCAGTGCTAGCACTGAATCCCAAAACGTCCTAGCCAAGGCCACTTTTGAAAATCAGCGCTCGGAGTTAATTAATGGGATGTTTGTGAGGGCTAAAGTGATTTGGCGCCAGCGATCGAGCATTATCGTGCCCGCCACAGCAGTTGTTTACGAAGGGGAGCAGCGGTTTGTCTATGTGGCGGAACCAGCAACGGGGGAAAAAGCCACAGAAACACCAGGTTTACAGGCGAAAAAACAACCGGTGAAACTGGGGGTAGTGGAAGGCGATCGAGTGGAAATTATCGACGGTCTCGCCATCGGCGACAAAATCGTAATTTCTGGTCTGCAAAGAATTCGTCCCAACGCACCACTAGCACCAATTGAGAAAGAACCGCCCAATAGTAAAGAAACTGCCCCACCAAGCCAGACGGACAAAACTTAA